One genomic window of Cupriavidus malaysiensis includes the following:
- the paaE gene encoding 1,2-phenylacetyl-CoA epoxidase subunit PaaE, with amino-acid sequence MSKFHELTVASVTRETRDAVAVTFAVPDALADAYRYVQGQHLTLRAGIDGEDVRRSYSICSAVQDRRLRVAIKRVEGGRFSNWANDTLHPGMTLEVMPPAGHFHVPLAEANRRHYVAFAAGSGITPMLSIIKTTLMTEPGSRFTLFYGNRASSSVLFKEELEDLKDTYLERFNLVFVLSREQLDIELFNGRIDGDKVRALLRHWVKPEDIDVAFICGPHSMMEEVAQALQESGVDKASIKRELFATSLPAARPVAHVHKQVGRQQCEVTVIQDGRTRRFTLDKHKETVLDAALAQGIELPYACKGGVCSTCRCKRIEGEVDMDVNFALEDYEVARGFILSCQSYAVSDKLVIDFDQET; translated from the coding sequence ATGAGCAAATTCCATGAGCTGACGGTGGCTTCGGTCACCCGCGAGACCCGCGATGCGGTGGCGGTGACCTTCGCCGTGCCCGACGCGCTGGCCGATGCCTACCGCTACGTGCAAGGGCAGCACCTGACGCTGCGCGCCGGCATCGACGGCGAAGACGTGCGCCGCTCGTATTCGATCTGCTCGGCGGTGCAGGACCGGCGCCTGCGCGTGGCCATCAAGCGGGTCGAGGGCGGGCGCTTCTCCAACTGGGCGAACGACACGCTGCACCCCGGCATGACGCTGGAAGTGATGCCGCCGGCCGGACACTTCCACGTGCCGCTGGCCGAAGCCAATCGCCGCCACTACGTCGCCTTTGCCGCCGGCAGCGGCATCACGCCGATGCTGTCGATCATCAAGACCACGCTGATGACGGAGCCCGGCAGCCGCTTCACGCTGTTCTACGGCAACCGCGCCTCGTCGTCGGTGCTGTTCAAGGAAGAGCTGGAAGACCTGAAGGACACCTACCTGGAACGCTTCAACCTGGTCTTCGTGCTGAGCCGCGAGCAACTCGACATCGAGCTGTTCAACGGCCGCATCGATGGCGACAAGGTACGGGCCCTGCTGCGCCACTGGGTGAAGCCGGAGGACATCGACGTGGCCTTCATCTGCGGCCCGCATTCGATGATGGAAGAGGTGGCGCAGGCCCTGCAGGAGAGCGGGGTGGACAAGGCGAGCATCAAGCGCGAGCTGTTCGCCACCAGCCTTCCTGCCGCGCGGCCGGTGGCACACGTACATAAGCAGGTGGGCCGGCAGCAGTGCGAGGTGACCGTGATCCAGGACGGCCGCACGCGCCGCTTCACGCTCGACAAGCACAAGGAGACCGTGCTCGACGCCGCGCTGGCCCAAGGCATCGAACTGCCGTACGCCTGCAAGGGCGGTGTCTGCTCGACCTGCCGTTGCAAGCGTATCGAGGGCGAGGTGGACATGGACGTCAACTTCGCGCTGGAGGACTACGAGGTGGCGCGCGGCTTCATCCTGAGCTGCCAGAGCTACGCCGTCAGCGACAAGCTGGTCATCGATTTCGACCAGGAAACCTGA
- the paaD gene encoding 1,2-phenylacetyl-CoA epoxidase subunit PaaD codes for MSATVAERASLDQVWAWLDKVPDPEVPVISVVDLGIVRDVAWLDDTCVVTITPTYSGCPAMTAIREEIERTLAAHGVGHVSVQTRLAPAWTTDWMSARGKASLSGYGIAPPAEQAIDISGLRGAGGSLAIGRKASPALVVACPHCGSRHTRLVSQFGSTACKALYRCGDCKEPFDYFKAH; via the coding sequence ATGTCAGCGACAGTTGCCGAGCGCGCCAGCCTGGACCAGGTCTGGGCCTGGCTGGACAAGGTGCCGGACCCGGAAGTCCCGGTGATCTCGGTGGTGGACCTGGGCATCGTGCGCGATGTGGCCTGGCTGGACGACACCTGCGTCGTCACCATCACGCCGACGTACTCGGGTTGTCCGGCCATGACGGCGATCCGCGAGGAGATCGAGCGCACGCTGGCGGCGCACGGCGTCGGGCACGTCAGCGTGCAGACGCGCCTGGCCCCGGCCTGGACCACCGACTGGATGAGCGCGCGCGGCAAGGCCAGCCTGTCGGGCTACGGCATCGCGCCGCCGGCGGAGCAGGCCATCGACATCAGCGGCCTGCGCGGCGCCGGCGGCTCGCTTGCCATCGGCCGCAAGGCCTCGCCGGCACTGGTGGTGGCCTGCCCGCACTGCGGCTCGCGCCACACCCGCCTGGTCAGCCAGTTCGGCTCCACGGCATGCAAGGCCCTGTACCGCTGCGGCGACTGCAAGGAGCCGTTCGATTACTTCAAGGCTCACTGA
- the paaC gene encoding 1,2-phenylacetyl-CoA epoxidase subunit PaaC — MDQHKLEYLLRLGDSTLVLGQRLSEWCGRGPALEEDIALTNVALDLIGQTRLWLGYAGEVEGAGRSADQLAYLRDAHQFRNLLLVEQPNGSYADTLARQFLFDTWHYFLLDGLQHSADARIAEIAAKSLKEVAYHARRSADLVVRLGDGTVESRRRMQQAFDDLWMFTGELFESDAADAALAAQGVAVDPATLAGAWLRHVDEVLDEATLSRPAGGWAQSGGRQGRHSEHLGYLLAEMQFLQRAYPGASW; from the coding sequence ATGGACCAACACAAGCTCGAATACCTGCTGCGCCTGGGCGACAGCACGCTGGTACTGGGCCAGCGCCTGTCGGAATGGTGCGGTCGCGGCCCCGCCCTGGAAGAGGACATCGCCCTGACCAACGTGGCGCTGGACCTGATCGGCCAGACGCGCCTGTGGCTGGGCTATGCCGGGGAAGTGGAGGGGGCCGGCCGCAGTGCCGACCAGCTCGCCTACCTGCGCGACGCGCACCAGTTCCGCAACCTGCTGCTGGTCGAGCAGCCCAACGGCAGCTATGCCGATACGCTGGCACGCCAGTTCCTGTTCGACACCTGGCACTACTTCCTGCTCGACGGCCTGCAGCACAGCGCCGATGCGCGCATCGCCGAGATTGCGGCCAAGTCGCTGAAGGAGGTGGCCTACCACGCGCGCCGCAGCGCCGACCTGGTGGTGCGCCTGGGCGACGGCACCGTGGAAAGCCGGCGCCGCATGCAGCAGGCCTTCGACGATCTGTGGATGTTCACCGGCGAGTTGTTCGAAAGCGATGCCGCCGACGCGGCGCTGGCGGCGCAGGGTGTGGCCGTCGACCCGGCCACGCTGGCCGGCGCGTGGCTGCGCCATGTCGACGAGGTGCTGGACGAGGCGACGCTGAGCCGCCCGGCCGGCGGCTGGGCGCAGAGCGGCGGACGCCAGGGCCGGCATAGCGAGCACCTGGGCTACCTGCTGGCCGAGATGCAGTTCCTGCAGCGCGCCTATCCGGGCGCCAGCTGGTGA
- the paaB gene encoding 1,2-phenylacetyl-CoA epoxidase subunit PaaB yields MKEWPLWEIFIRSQHGLAHKHVGSLHAPDGEMAINHARDVYTRRNEGVSVWVVKAADVMASSPGDKGPLFEPANSKIYRHPTFFPMPEEVKHI; encoded by the coding sequence ATGAAAGAGTGGCCGCTTTGGGAGATCTTTATCCGCAGCCAGCACGGCCTGGCCCACAAGCATGTGGGCAGCCTGCATGCGCCCGATGGCGAGATGGCCATCAACCATGCGCGCGATGTCTACACGCGCCGCAACGAAGGCGTCAGCGTCTGGGTGGTGAAGGCCGCCGACGTGATGGCGAGCAGCCCGGGCGACAAGGGCCCGCTGTTCGAGCCCGCCAACAGCAAGATCTACCGGCACCCGACGTTCTTCCCGATGCCGGAAGAGGTCAAGCACATCTGA
- the paaA gene encoding 1,2-phenylacetyl-CoA epoxidase subunit PaaA has protein sequence MYAQLVETGATRLRALDEMDPQEREFQARIDAGIKIEAKDWMPEAYRKTLVRQISQHAHSEIVGQLPEGNWVTRAPTLERKAILLAKIQDEAGHGLYLYSAAETLGVSRDQLLDDLHAGKAKYSSIFNYPTLSWADIGAIGWLVDGSAIINQVPLCRCSFGPYARAMVRVCKEESFHQRQGYDILLALCRGTPEQKQMAQDALNRWWWPALMMFGPSDADSPNSAQSMQWRIKLFSNDELRQKMVDQTVPQAEYLGLTVPDPDLKWNEERGHYDFGAIDWDEFYNVLRGNGPCNRERLRTRVKAWDDGAWFRDALVAHADKAERAAA, from the coding sequence ATGTACGCACAACTGGTGGAGACGGGGGCGACAAGGCTTCGCGCGCTGGACGAAATGGACCCGCAGGAGCGCGAGTTCCAGGCGCGCATCGATGCCGGCATCAAGATCGAGGCCAAGGACTGGATGCCCGAGGCCTACCGCAAGACGCTGGTCCGCCAGATCTCGCAGCATGCGCATTCCGAGATCGTGGGACAGCTGCCCGAGGGCAACTGGGTCACCCGTGCACCCACGCTGGAACGCAAGGCGATCCTGCTGGCCAAGATCCAGGATGAAGCGGGCCACGGCCTCTATCTCTACAGCGCGGCGGAAACGCTGGGCGTGTCGCGCGACCAGTTGCTGGATGACCTGCACGCCGGCAAGGCCAAGTACTCCAGCATCTTCAACTACCCCACGCTGAGCTGGGCCGACATCGGCGCCATCGGCTGGCTGGTGGACGGTTCCGCCATCATCAACCAGGTGCCGCTGTGCCGTTGTTCCTTCGGCCCCTATGCCCGTGCCATGGTGCGGGTATGCAAAGAAGAGTCGTTCCACCAGCGCCAGGGCTACGACATCCTGCTGGCGCTGTGCCGCGGCACGCCGGAGCAGAAGCAGATGGCGCAGGACGCGCTGAACCGGTGGTGGTGGCCGGCGCTGATGATGTTCGGCCCGTCCGACGCCGATTCGCCCAACAGCGCGCAATCGATGCAGTGGCGCATCAAGCTGTTCTCCAACGACGAGCTGCGCCAGAAGATGGTCGACCAGACCGTGCCGCAGGCCGAGTACCTGGGCCTGACCGTTCCCGATCCGGACCTGAAGTGGAACGAGGAACGCGGCCACTACGACTTCGGCGCCATCGACTGGGACGAGTTCTACAACGTGCTGCGCGGCAACGGGCCGTGCAACCGCGAACGCCTGCGCACGCGCGTCAAGGCCTGGGACGACGGCGCCTGGTTCCGCGACGCCCTGGTGGCGCACGCCGACAAGGCAGAGCGCGCCGCCGCCTGA
- the paaX gene encoding phenylacetic acid degradation operon negative regulatory protein PaaX, protein MATRLDIDTVSPQLARLARGLKLGANSMLVTLFGDVVAPRPQALWLGSLIHLAAPFGINDRLVRTATFRLAADDWLSATRLGRRSYYGLSEAGLQRVTHAGKRIYAGEAAQWDGRWTLVLVRGDARATLRQQLKRELLWEGFGAIAPGVFAHPRADASSLREILTAAKALDYVAVMEAASLAAFSLEPLQVLMQQTFRLGDVAAAWQALLRRFSPLLDSAAGLAPVDAFFLRALLLHEYRRVLLRDPDLPEVLLPADWPGRTARMMCRDMYTALLDASEDYLHATVETADGPLQGARRELRKRFGAGTARPAGQPAA, encoded by the coding sequence ATGGCCACCCGCCTGGATATCGACACCGTTTCTCCCCAGCTTGCGCGGCTCGCCCGCGGACTCAAGCTCGGCGCCAATTCGATGCTGGTGACCTTGTTCGGCGATGTGGTGGCGCCACGGCCGCAGGCGCTCTGGCTGGGCAGCCTGATCCACCTCGCGGCACCATTCGGCATCAACGACCGGCTGGTGCGCACCGCGACGTTCCGGCTGGCCGCGGACGACTGGCTCAGTGCCACGCGCCTCGGACGGCGCAGTTACTACGGGCTGTCGGAAGCGGGATTGCAGCGTGTGACGCACGCGGGCAAGCGCATCTATGCCGGCGAAGCGGCACAGTGGGACGGACGCTGGACCCTGGTGCTGGTGCGCGGCGACGCCCGCGCCACGCTGCGGCAGCAACTGAAGCGGGAGCTGTTATGGGAAGGCTTCGGCGCCATCGCTCCCGGCGTGTTCGCCCATCCGCGAGCGGACGCGTCATCGCTGCGGGAAATCCTCACTGCCGCCAAGGCGCTCGACTATGTGGCGGTGATGGAGGCGGCCAGCCTGGCCGCCTTCTCGCTGGAGCCGCTGCAGGTCCTGATGCAACAGACCTTCCGGCTGGGCGACGTGGCCGCCGCCTGGCAGGCGCTGCTGCGCCGCTTCTCGCCGCTGCTGGACAGTGCCGCCGGCCTGGCGCCGGTCGACGCCTTCTTCCTGCGGGCCCTGCTGCTGCATGAGTACCGCCGCGTGCTGCTGCGCGACCCCGACCTGCCCGAAGTCCTGCTGCCGGCCGACTGGCCGGGCCGCACCGCACGCATGATGTGCCGCGACATGTACACGGCATTGCTGGACGCCAGCGAAGACTACCTGCACGCTACAGTGGAGACCGCCGACGGCCCGCTGCAAGGCGCCAGGCGCGAGTTGCGCAAGCGCTTCGGCGCCGGCACCGCGCGCCCGGCCGGACAGCCGGCTGCCTGA
- a CDS encoding argininosuccinate lyase yields MPTARSPHRLRTLAVSSALAWLAVAAPQAALAADGARHDAFFWLGEINKASTVINTDEGLLERTLAPRVAGGIAKVLADGDKPGGKRPSLVITFEPLMIQAAGQEVTLIHAGRSSQDMLATVRAAMLREEVLGLADQLDKTSATIVKLARQHAGTIVPNYTNGVAAQPNSYGHYLLGIQAGLERDAQRLREAYQRIDRSPMGTTVLNGTGWPLDRQRMAGYLGFSALVDNAYDASQISAVDLPVEVGAIVTSIALHVGGFIEDVMTQYAQPRPWILLQEGGGNTYVSSAMPQKRNPGLVNSTREKASTAITLAMGPVIRAHNLPPGMSDAKDAVTNGQMVQSAVTALQGLDRIMTALVIDRQRALEELDSDWTASQELADELMRKYKLPFRVGHHFASNLVDYAKAHDIRPSAFPYAEARRIYAESVHDYGSTEFPMSEAEFRAALDPVAIVNHRVTSGGPQPAEMERMLKAAELDLARQQAWIQARRGAIDASLARLDRDFDKLLK; encoded by the coding sequence ATGCCCACCGCACGATCCCCCCATCGCCTGAGAACCCTGGCCGTGTCGAGCGCGCTCGCCTGGCTGGCCGTGGCTGCCCCGCAGGCGGCGCTGGCCGCGGACGGTGCCAGGCACGATGCCTTCTTCTGGCTGGGCGAGATCAACAAGGCGTCGACGGTGATCAATACCGACGAGGGGCTGCTCGAGCGGACGCTGGCGCCGCGCGTGGCCGGCGGCATCGCCAAGGTGCTGGCCGACGGCGACAAGCCCGGCGGCAAGCGCCCGTCCCTGGTGATCACCTTCGAGCCGCTGATGATCCAGGCCGCCGGACAGGAGGTCACGCTGATCCACGCCGGGCGTTCCAGCCAGGACATGCTGGCCACGGTGCGCGCGGCCATGCTGCGCGAAGAGGTGCTGGGTCTGGCCGACCAGCTCGACAAGACTTCGGCCACCATCGTCAAGCTGGCGCGCCAGCATGCCGGCACCATCGTGCCCAACTACACCAATGGCGTGGCGGCGCAGCCGAACAGCTACGGGCACTACCTGCTCGGGATCCAGGCCGGCCTGGAACGCGACGCGCAGCGCCTGCGCGAGGCCTACCAGCGTATCGACCGCTCGCCGATGGGCACCACGGTGCTCAACGGCACCGGCTGGCCGCTCGACCGCCAGCGCATGGCGGGCTATCTCGGCTTCTCCGCCCTGGTCGACAACGCCTACGATGCGTCGCAGATCAGCGCGGTCGACCTGCCGGTGGAGGTCGGCGCCATCGTCACCAGCATCGCCCTGCACGTCGGCGGCTTCATCGAGGACGTGATGACGCAGTACGCGCAGCCGCGCCCATGGATCCTGCTGCAGGAAGGGGGCGGCAATACCTATGTGTCCAGCGCGATGCCGCAGAAGCGTAATCCCGGCCTGGTGAATTCCACCCGCGAGAAGGCCTCCACCGCGATCACGCTGGCCATGGGGCCGGTGATCCGCGCGCACAACCTGCCGCCGGGCATGTCCGACGCCAAGGATGCGGTGACCAACGGGCAGATGGTGCAGAGCGCGGTGACCGCGCTGCAAGGGCTCGACCGCATCATGACGGCGCTGGTGATCGACCGCCAGCGCGCGCTGGAGGAACTGGACAGCGACTGGACCGCGTCGCAGGAGCTGGCCGACGAGCTGATGCGCAAGTACAAGCTGCCGTTCCGCGTCGGTCATCACTTCGCCTCCAACCTGGTCGACTACGCCAAGGCGCACGACATCAGGCCCAGTGCCTTTCCCTACGCCGAGGCCAGGCGCATCTATGCGGAGTCGGTGCACGACTACGGCAGTACCGAGTTCCCGATGAGCGAGGCGGAGTTCCGCGCGGCGCTCGACCCGGTGGCCATCGTCAACCACCGTGTGACCTCCGGCGGCCCGCAGCCGGCGGAAATGGAACGCATGCTGAAGGCCGCCGAGCTGGATCTGGCGCGGCAGCAGGCGTGGATCCAGGCGCGCCGCGGTGCCATCGATGCGTCGCTGGCCCGGCTCGACCGGGATTTCGACAAGCTGCTGAAGTGA
- a CDS encoding DUF3820 family protein — MLPDSESLLLLVTRKMPFGKYKGTLIADLPGNYLNWFAREGFPPGELGRLLALMQELDHNGLGHLLQPLRGRV; from the coding sequence ATGCTCCCCGACAGCGAATCCCTCCTCCTGCTCGTCACACGCAAGATGCCCTTCGGCAAGTACAAGGGGACGCTGATCGCCGACCTGCCCGGCAACTACCTGAACTGGTTCGCGCGCGAGGGCTTCCCTCCGGGCGAGCTGGGCCGCCTGCTGGCGTTGATGCAGGAGCTGGACCACAACGGCCTGGGGCACCTGCTGCAGCCGCTGCGCGGGCGGGTTTGA
- a CDS encoding LysR family transcriptional regulator gives MNTRFLETFVTLAKLHSFRATAAALHATPAAISQRIKALEDELQTVLVDRESREFRLTPNGEYLLGYARSVVEAARRLHAAASGDSKIRGRLRLGVIETVVHSWLPHYMRRLAADYPQLEVELTADVSVVLQRRLIADELDLIIRVEGSDESNVVCNALANYPVHWVARAGLLSHTRGPLALQVLQHPILTFGRGTAPHRALEDIVAKLAGVHGVPLSETRITGSPSIAVIVQLVRDGFGVAAIPRLFVDRLIESGEVVELPLQPAPPSIVVSMSRRADAPLFVHGAANSARAACAEYCHNSDKRLVEAL, from the coding sequence ATGAATACGCGCTTCCTGGAGACCTTCGTCACGCTGGCCAAGCTGCACAGCTTCCGTGCAACCGCGGCCGCTCTGCATGCGACGCCAGCGGCCATCTCGCAACGCATCAAGGCGCTGGAGGACGAGTTGCAGACCGTGCTGGTGGACCGCGAGAGCCGCGAGTTCCGCCTGACCCCCAACGGCGAGTACCTGCTCGGCTACGCCAGGAGCGTGGTCGAGGCGGCGCGCCGCCTGCATGCCGCCGCCTCGGGGGACAGCAAGATCCGCGGGCGCCTGCGCCTGGGTGTGATCGAGACCGTGGTGCATAGCTGGCTGCCGCACTACATGCGGCGCCTGGCCGCCGACTATCCCCAGCTGGAAGTCGAACTGACCGCCGATGTGAGCGTGGTGCTGCAGCGCCGGCTGATCGCCGACGAGCTCGACCTCATCATCCGTGTCGAAGGCAGCGACGAAAGCAATGTGGTGTGCAATGCGCTCGCCAACTACCCCGTGCACTGGGTGGCGCGTGCCGGCCTGCTGTCGCATACGCGCGGCCCGCTCGCCTTGCAGGTGCTGCAGCACCCCATCCTCACCTTCGGCCGCGGCACCGCGCCGCATCGCGCGCTGGAAGACATCGTGGCCAAGCTCGCCGGCGTGCACGGCGTGCCGCTGTCGGAGACGCGCATCACCGGCTCGCCGTCGATTGCCGTGATCGTCCAGCTGGTGCGCGACGGTTTCGGTGTGGCCGCCATCCCGCGGCTGTTCGTCGACCGCTTGATCGAGAGCGGGGAGGTGGTGGAATTGCCGCTGCAGCCGGCGCCGCCCTCCATCGTGGTGTCGATGTCGCGGCGCGCCGATGCGCCGCTGTTCGTGCACGGCGCGGCCAATTCGGCGCGGGCGGCGTGTGCGGAGTATTGCCACAACAGCGACAAGCGGCTGGTGGAGGCGCTGTGA
- a CDS encoding putative hydro-lyase has translation MPAHPTPFDFRQAVRSGQFRGPTAGHCGDYAQANLAILPAAHAGDFLRFCQANPKPCPLLGVGEPGQWHVPELGREVDIRNDVPAYNVYRDGKLAEETDSLAELWQNDFVVFAIGCSFSFEQMLAQEGIPLRHVEEGRNVPMYRTRVANRRAGVFGGQLVVSMRPMRGADAIRAVQITSRFPAVHGAPIHIGDPAELGIEDLSRPEFGDAVTVKPGELPVFWACGVTPQTAIMAARLPLAIAHKPGHMLVTDIRNASLAVF, from the coding sequence ATGCCCGCCCACCCGACCCCTTTCGACTTCCGCCAGGCCGTGCGCAGCGGCCAGTTCCGCGGCCCCACCGCCGGACACTGCGGCGACTACGCGCAGGCCAACCTCGCCATCCTGCCGGCGGCGCACGCCGGCGATTTCCTGCGCTTCTGCCAGGCCAATCCGAAGCCCTGTCCTTTGCTGGGCGTGGGCGAGCCGGGGCAGTGGCATGTGCCGGAGCTCGGGCGCGAGGTCGACATCCGCAATGACGTGCCGGCCTACAACGTCTACCGCGACGGCAAGCTGGCGGAAGAGACCGACTCCCTGGCCGAGCTGTGGCAGAACGACTTCGTGGTGTTCGCCATCGGTTGCTCGTTCTCCTTCGAACAGATGCTGGCGCAGGAGGGCATTCCGCTGCGGCATGTGGAAGAAGGCCGCAACGTGCCGATGTACCGCACCCGCGTCGCCAACCGGCGCGCAGGCGTGTTCGGCGGGCAGCTGGTGGTGTCGATGCGGCCCATGCGGGGCGCCGACGCCATCCGCGCGGTGCAGATCACCAGCCGCTTTCCCGCCGTCCATGGTGCGCCGATCCACATCGGCGACCCGGCCGAGCTGGGCATCGAGGACCTGTCACGGCCCGAGTTCGGCGACGCTGTCACCGTCAAGCCGGGCGAACTGCCGGTGTTCTGGGCCTGCGGCGTCACGCCCCAGACCGCGATCATGGCCGCCAGGCTGCCGCTGGCGATCGCGCACAAGCCGGGCCACATGCTGGTGACCGACATCCGCAACGCCTCGCTCGCCGTCTTCTAG
- a CDS encoding MFS transporter, with protein sequence MAPPIPPKTSADAGGNLFSWYGDAAPREKRAFWSCKVGYMLDGMDTQMLSFVIPTLVATWGISLADAGFIGTLTLLASALGGWAAGILSDRIGRVRTLQLTVLWFAVFTGLCGLAQNYHQLLAARALMGFGFGGEWTAGAVLIGEVIRAKDRGKAVGLVQSGWAIGWGLTAILYSVLFSVLPAELAWRALFLVGLLPALLVVVIRRYVKEPDVYEKEKAAQGKASDHPRLTEIFRPALLSTTIRAALLATGAQGGYYAITTWLPTFLKTERHLTVMGTGGYLAMIIFGSWVGYLVSSYLTDRLGRKPNFILFALGSMTIAFSYTMLPLTNGAMFWLGFPLGFFASGIFSGMGAFLTELFPTRVRGSGQGFCYNFGRAVGALFPFLIGALSKEYGLGTSIGIFAAAAYGVLILAALTLPETRGRELEAAGA encoded by the coding sequence ATGGCCCCCCCTATCCCGCCCAAGACGTCGGCCGATGCCGGCGGCAACCTGTTCTCCTGGTACGGCGACGCTGCGCCGCGCGAGAAACGCGCCTTCTGGAGCTGCAAGGTCGGCTACATGCTCGACGGCATGGATACGCAGATGCTGTCCTTCGTCATCCCGACCCTGGTCGCCACCTGGGGCATCAGCCTGGCCGACGCCGGCTTCATCGGTACGCTCACCTTGCTGGCCTCGGCGCTGGGCGGCTGGGCCGCCGGCATCCTGTCGGACCGCATCGGGCGCGTACGCACGCTGCAGCTGACGGTGCTGTGGTTCGCCGTCTTCACCGGCCTGTGCGGCCTGGCGCAGAACTACCACCAGTTGCTGGCGGCGCGGGCGCTGATGGGTTTCGGCTTCGGCGGCGAATGGACCGCCGGCGCGGTGCTGATCGGCGAGGTGATCCGCGCCAAGGACCGCGGCAAGGCCGTCGGCCTGGTGCAGTCCGGCTGGGCCATCGGCTGGGGCCTGACGGCCATCCTGTATTCCGTGCTGTTCTCCGTCCTGCCGGCAGAGTTGGCATGGCGCGCGCTCTTCCTGGTGGGCCTGCTGCCGGCACTGCTGGTGGTGGTGATCCGCCGCTATGTGAAGGAACCGGACGTCTATGAGAAGGAAAAGGCCGCGCAGGGCAAGGCCAGCGACCATCCGCGCCTGACCGAGATCTTCCGTCCCGCGCTGCTGTCGACGACCATCCGCGCGGCGCTGCTGGCAACCGGCGCGCAGGGTGGCTACTACGCCATCACGACCTGGCTGCCGACCTTCCTGAAGACGGAGCGCCACCTGACGGTGATGGGCACCGGCGGCTACCTGGCGATGATCATCTTCGGCTCGTGGGTGGGCTACCTCGTCAGTTCCTACCTGACCGACCGCCTCGGCCGCAAGCCCAACTTCATCCTGTTCGCGCTCGGCTCGATGACGATCGCCTTCAGCTACACCATGCTGCCGCTGACCAACGGCGCCATGTTCTGGCTCGGCTTTCCGCTCGGCTTCTTCGCCTCCGGCATCTTCAGCGGCATGGGTGCCTTCCTCACGGAACTGTTCCCGACCCGCGTACGTGGCTCCGGCCAGGGCTTCTGCTACAACTTCGGCCGCGCGGTCGGCGCCCTCTTCCCCTTCCTGATCGGCGCGCTGTCCAAGGAATACGGCCTGGGCACCAGCATCGGCATCTTTGCCGCGGCGGCCTACGGGGTGCTCATCCTGGCGGCGCTGACGCTGCCGGAGACACGCGGCCGGGAACTGGAAGCGGCCGGCGCGTAA
- a CDS encoding GntR family transcriptional regulator yields MTSSPDTKNLAERVTDEIRQRIVQGDFLPGQRLSEAALAESLQISRNTLREIFRVLTKEGLLKHEPNRGVSVAVPGIADIVDIYRVRRLIECQALAQAYPSHPAVRHLRAAVEMGLRCRAQGDWQGVGTANMDFHMAIVELADSERLKTMFSHLLAEQRLAFGILQDAEFLHGPYVDMNLRILQLFEAGKLAESAALLNDYLSQSERIVLSACARHPMFNSR; encoded by the coding sequence ATGACATCCAGTCCTGATACCAAGAACCTGGCCGAACGGGTCACCGACGAGATCCGCCAGAGGATCGTGCAAGGCGATTTCCTGCCTGGCCAGCGCCTGTCCGAAGCCGCCCTCGCCGAAAGCCTGCAGATCTCGCGCAATACCCTGCGCGAGATCTTCCGCGTCCTGACCAAGGAGGGCCTGCTCAAGCACGAGCCCAACCGCGGCGTCTCGGTGGCGGTGCCCGGCATCGCGGACATCGTCGATATCTACCGCGTGCGCCGGCTGATCGAGTGCCAGGCGCTGGCCCAGGCCTACCCGAGCCATCCGGCGGTGCGGCACCTGCGCGCCGCGGTCGAGATGGGGCTGCGCTGCCGGGCGCAGGGTGACTGGCAAGGCGTGGGCACGGCCAATATGGACTTCCACATGGCCATCGTCGAACTGGCCGACAGCGAGCGCTTGAAGACCATGTTCTCCCACCTGCTGGCCGAGCAGCGCCTGGCCTTCGGCATCCTGCAGGACGCCGAGTTCCTGCACGGTCCCTACGTCGACATGAACCTGCGCATCCTGCAGTTGTTCGAAGCGGGCAAGCTGGCCGAGAGCGCGGCGCTGCTCAATGACTACCTGTCGCAGTCGGAGCGTATCGTGCTGTCGGCCTGCGCGCGGCATCCGATGTTCAATTCGCGCTGA